The Caldicellulosiruptor changbaiensis genome has a segment encoding these proteins:
- the mazG gene encoding nucleoside triphosphate pyrophosphohydrolase, protein MRANFEELVKIMDILREKCPWDRQQTHKSLKKYLIEETYEVIEAIDENDYSKLKEELGDLLLQVVFHAKIAQEKGAFDIYEVIYDICQKMKKRHTHVFGEDNFKTADEVLQNWDRIKSKEKEIKTVTEAMQSIPKHLPALMRSYKVQEKAAKVGFDWEDYKDALKKVYEELGEFEESLSKNSAQDKLEEELGDILFAVVNVARFFNIDPEGALSKTIQKFITRFSYIEEQAEKQGKKLNEMTLKDMDKFWEEAKKI, encoded by the coding sequence ATGAGAGCAAACTTTGAAGAACTGGTCAAAATAATGGATATCTTGCGCGAGAAATGTCCATGGGATAGGCAGCAAACACATAAAAGTTTGAAAAAATACCTGATTGAAGAGACATATGAGGTTATTGAGGCGATAGATGAAAATGACTACAGTAAACTTAAAGAAGAGCTGGGAGATTTGCTTTTGCAGGTTGTGTTTCACGCAAAGATAGCTCAGGAAAAAGGCGCTTTTGATATTTATGAGGTAATCTATGATATATGCCAAAAGATGAAAAAAAGACACACTCATGTGTTTGGAGAAGATAATTTTAAAACTGCCGATGAGGTTTTGCAAAATTGGGACAGAATAAAAAGTAAAGAAAAAGAAATCAAGACAGTGACAGAGGCAATGCAAAGTATTCCAAAACATCTTCCTGCTCTTATGCGAAGCTATAAAGTTCAAGAGAAGGCAGCAAAAGTTGGTTTTGACTGGGAGGATTACAAAGATGCTTTAAAAAAGGTATATGAAGAGCTTGGCGAATTTGAGGAGAGTTTGTCGAAAAATAGCGCTCAGGATAAGTTGGAAGAGGAGCTGGGGGATATTCTTTTTGCAGTTGTAAATGTTGCAAGGTTTTTTAACATTGACCCAGAGGGAGCACTTTCCAAAACAATCCAAAAGTTTATAACCAGATTTTCATATATAGAGGAACAAGCAGAAAAACAAGGTAAGAAATTGAATGAGATGACGTTAAAAGATATGGACAAATTTTGGGAAGAGGCAAAAAAAATTTAA
- a CDS encoding redox-sensing transcriptional repressor Rex — MFKKKNVSLAVVRRLPRYLRYVEDLLNHDIMRISSSELSQRMGYTASQVRQDFNNFGGFGQRGYGYSTQVLYENLVKILGLDKNFKMIIVGVGNLGQALANYANFYKKGFKLVGLFDIDPQKVGKSIRNIKIQHVDELKDFIKKNDVDIGVLCVPSEVAQEVANLMVEGGIKGIWNFTAKEIEVKDDVVVENVHLIDSLMVLSYKLNEKLIEKQEASQK, encoded by the coding sequence TTGTTTAAAAAAAAGAACGTCTCTCTTGCGGTTGTAAGAAGACTGCCAAGGTATTTGCGGTATGTAGAAGATTTGTTGAACCATGACATTATGAGGATTTCCTCATCAGAGCTAAGCCAGAGGATGGGGTACACAGCTTCTCAGGTAAGGCAAGATTTTAACAACTTTGGCGGGTTTGGTCAGCGAGGGTATGGTTACAGTACTCAAGTTCTCTATGAGAACCTTGTTAAAATATTAGGGCTTGATAAGAACTTCAAGATGATAATTGTTGGTGTGGGCAATTTGGGACAAGCTTTAGCAAATTACGCCAATTTTTATAAAAAGGGATTCAAGCTTGTGGGACTATTTGATATCGACCCTCAAAAGGTTGGAAAAAGTATCAGGAATATAAAGATACAGCATGTTGATGAACTCAAAGATTTTATAAAGAAAAACGATGTTGACATTGGAGTTTTATGTGTGCCATCAGAGGTTGCTCAAGAAGTTGCAAATCTGATGGTTGAAGGCGGCATCAAAGGAATCTGGAATTTTACTGCAAAAGAGATTGAGGTAAAAGATGATGTTGTTGTGGAAAATGTCCATTTGATAGACAGTCTGATGGTACTATCGTATAAGTTAAATGAGAAACTGATAGAAAAGCAGGAAGCAAGTCAAAAATAA
- a CDS encoding YabP/YqfC family sporulation protein: protein MVADDRKNVKSKFHNVLIENREKITINGVDDVESFDDNNVMLVVDEELLIIKGFDLKINKINTETGEVFIEGQVYSLEYGEPPKKGLIGRLFK from the coding sequence ATGGTAGCTGATGATAGAAAAAATGTAAAGTCAAAGTTTCACAATGTTCTTATAGAAAATAGAGAAAAGATTACAATAAACGGCGTTGACGATGTTGAAAGCTTTGACGATAATAACGTCATGTTGGTGGTTGACGAAGAACTTCTCATCATCAAAGGGTTTGATTTGAAGATAAACAAAATCAATACAGAGACAGGAGAGGTATTTATAGAAGGTCAAGTTTATTCACTTGAATATGGTGAGCCGCCCAAAAAAGGACTGATTGGAAGACTTTTTAAATAA
- a CDS encoding magnesium transporter: MANVTSFYLSRVIGNKVYSEDKKVLGRLVDLIVDAKNIRPKVIAAKVKSGKNVQIVDFSFFIIYKEKGQYVIETRNLKPIDVQKEDTIMLVKHILDKQIVDMNGRKVVRVNDIRLAILSTGVYVIAVDIGLEGLLRRLGLAKPLKKVLKPLGKSIPSRLILWDDVEPLASPRSDLKLSTTYSKLSTLHPSDLADIIEELDKKTQAYVFSTLDEEKAADVLEELDVEAQRNVLESLPVEKAADLLEKMPADEVADILDEIKEERAEELLNEMEKEASEEVKELMEYPENTVGSIMTTDFIAFKTHFTVEQTIEELRRLKPEPDEIYYLYVVDNEERLCGVVSLRDLVISEPQTPLYEIMSRNVVYVKDMDNVNSLVSIISKYSLLAVPVVDDDKRLIGVVIINDIVYELLKVRKKLV, translated from the coding sequence ATGGCTAATGTCACAAGTTTTTACCTCAGCAGAGTTATTGGCAACAAGGTATACTCAGAAGACAAAAAAGTTCTGGGAAGACTCGTGGACCTAATTGTTGACGCAAAGAACATCAGGCCCAAAGTAATTGCTGCAAAAGTCAAAAGCGGAAAGAATGTCCAAATAGTAGACTTTTCGTTCTTTATAATTTACAAGGAAAAAGGGCAATATGTAATTGAGACCAGGAACTTAAAGCCAATTGATGTGCAAAAAGAAGATACGATAATGCTTGTAAAGCATATCCTTGACAAGCAGATAGTTGATATGAACGGCAGAAAGGTTGTAAGGGTAAATGATATAAGACTTGCAATTTTATCAACAGGCGTTTATGTAATTGCAGTTGATATTGGATTAGAAGGGTTGTTGAGGAGGCTTGGTCTTGCAAAGCCTCTCAAAAAGGTATTAAAACCTCTTGGCAAGAGCATCCCATCTCGACTCATCTTATGGGATGACGTTGAGCCTCTTGCATCACCGCGCTCGGATTTAAAACTTTCAACCACATACTCAAAGCTCTCAACTTTACATCCGTCGGATTTAGCAGATATCATTGAAGAGCTTGACAAAAAGACTCAAGCATATGTATTTTCAACTTTGGACGAGGAAAAGGCAGCAGATGTTTTGGAAGAGCTTGATGTTGAGGCACAGCGGAATGTCCTCGAGAGTCTTCCTGTTGAAAAGGCTGCAGATTTGCTTGAAAAGATGCCAGCAGACGAGGTTGCAGACATATTGGATGAGATAAAAGAGGAAAGAGCAGAAGAGCTTTTGAACGAGATGGAAAAAGAGGCATCAGAGGAAGTAAAAGAGCTGATGGAGTATCCCGAGAACACTGTTGGAAGTATTATGACAACAGATTTTATCGCGTTCAAGACCCACTTTACAGTTGAGCAAACAATAGAAGAACTAAGACGATTAAAACCAGAGCCAGATGAAATTTACTATTTATACGTTGTTGACAATGAAGAGAGGCTTTGCGGTGTTGTGTCTTTGCGCGACTTGGTAATTTCTGAGCCACAAACTCCACTTTATGAGATTATGAGCAGAAATGTTGTGTATGTAAAAGATATGGACAATGTAAACTCTCTTGTATCGATTATTTCAAAATACAGCTTATTGGCTGTCCCTGTGGTTGATGATGACAAAAGACTCATTGGCGTTGTGATAATAAATGACATAGTTTATGAACTACTCAAAGTACGAAAAAAATTAGTATAG
- a CDS encoding FtsB family cell division protein — MKKIFKVVKRLFVLAFVILFLIYSVTTVVKQHMILQQVKAQQYETIKQIEKLKKENEYLRRLAQYVQTKEYIQQVAREKLGLVGKDEIVFIDKNKKRRQ, encoded by the coding sequence GTGAAAAAGATTTTTAAAGTAGTAAAAAGGCTTTTTGTACTTGCATTTGTAATACTTTTTTTAATATATTCTGTGACAACAGTTGTAAAACAACATATGATTTTGCAACAGGTAAAAGCTCAACAATATGAGACAATCAAGCAAATTGAAAAGCTGAAAAAAGAAAATGAATATTTAAGAAGACTTGCCCAGTATGTCCAGACAAAAGAATACATCCAGCAGGTTGCACGAGAAAAACTTGGGCTTGTAGGAAAGGATGAAATTGTGTTTATTGACAAGAATAAAAAGAGAAGGCAATAA
- the thrC gene encoding threonine synthase, with product MEYVSTRGEQKVLSKEAIYLGIANNGGLFTPVEIPKLDFEYLKELNSYQKVAKYIFSLYLTDFSEEEIDECVEKAYASDKFNTKDVVELKKLDSSLFALELWHGPTYAFKDVALQVLPHLLIRSMPDSYKKALILVATSGDTGKAALEGFRDVEKTKIVVFYPSEGVSDVQKRQMTTQEGKNTYVAGIIGNFDDAQSGVKEIFTNPRYVETINKMGYFFTSANSINFGRLLPQIVYYIWSYLDLSKKGFIKEGEKINFVVPTGNFGNILAGYFAKRMGIPINRLIVASNINSVVSDFIKTGIYDRRREFYKTISPSMDILVASNLERLLYLVTGNFEMVKGYMLNLKENGYFKVEDDVLKSIQSDFWGDFSTDIETKKAIKRVYKEFSYLIDTHSAVGFDVYRKYHDKTSDMTKTVILQTANPYKFAKDVLNALFDDEYNNIDPFEAVEVLYQKTKVEIPEGIKRLLSKAVLHHAVIKKDKMFDFILEKIKDN from the coding sequence ATGGAGTATGTAAGTACGCGAGGAGAGCAGAAGGTGCTCTCAAAAGAAGCAATCTACCTTGGAATAGCGAATAACGGTGGACTTTTTACCCCAGTTGAAATACCAAAGCTTGATTTTGAGTATTTAAAAGAGCTAAATTCTTACCAAAAGGTTGCAAAGTATATATTTTCACTTTATCTTACTGACTTTTCTGAAGAAGAGATTGACGAGTGCGTAGAAAAAGCGTATGCATCTGACAAGTTTAACACAAAAGATGTGGTTGAGCTAAAGAAGCTTGATAGTAGCTTGTTTGCGCTTGAACTTTGGCATGGGCCAACTTATGCCTTTAAAGATGTTGCGCTACAAGTGCTACCACACCTTTTGATAAGGTCAATGCCAGATAGCTATAAAAAAGCACTCATATTAGTTGCGACATCAGGCGATACAGGAAAGGCTGCCCTTGAGGGTTTTAGAGATGTCGAGAAGACGAAGATTGTAGTCTTTTATCCTTCTGAAGGTGTGTCTGACGTACAAAAAAGACAGATGACAACTCAGGAAGGCAAGAACACTTATGTGGCAGGGATAATAGGTAACTTTGACGATGCTCAAAGTGGTGTAAAAGAGATCTTTACAAATCCAAGATATGTAGAGACAATCAATAAAATGGGCTATTTCTTCACATCAGCAAACTCTATAAACTTTGGGCGACTTTTGCCTCAGATTGTCTACTATATCTGGAGCTACTTAGATCTTTCGAAAAAAGGATTTATAAAAGAAGGCGAAAAGATAAACTTTGTTGTGCCAACAGGAAATTTTGGAAATATTTTAGCTGGGTATTTTGCAAAGCGCATGGGAATTCCAATAAATAGACTTATTGTTGCATCAAACATAAACTCTGTTGTTTCCGATTTTATTAAAACAGGTATTTATGACAGACGAAGAGAGTTTTACAAAACAATCTCACCATCTATGGATATATTGGTTGCCAGCAATTTAGAAAGGCTTTTGTACTTGGTCACAGGTAACTTTGAAATGGTAAAAGGATACATGTTAAATTTGAAAGAAAATGGGTATTTTAAGGTTGAAGACGATGTTTTAAAGTCAATACAATCAGATTTCTGGGGAGATTTTTCAACAGATATTGAAACTAAAAAGGCAATAAAACGAGTTTACAAAGAGTTTTCTTATCTTATTGACACGCATTCAGCAGTTGGATTTGATGTTTATAGAAAATACCACGATAAAACTTCTGATATGACAAAGACAGTAATTTTACAGACTGCGAACCCATACAAATTTGCTAAGGATGTTCTCAACGCCTTGTTTGATGATGAATATAATAATATTGATCCGTTTGAAGCAGTTGAAGTTCTGTACCAAAAGACAAAGGTCGAAATCCCAGAGGGAATAAAGAGGCTTTTGTCAAAAGCGGTTTTGCACCATGCTGTGATTAAAAAAGACAAAATGTTTGATTTTATATTAGAGAAAATAAAAGATAACTGA
- the yabQ gene encoding spore cortex biosynthesis protein YabQ: MQGVFDQLSDFLSCLIIGAVVGLIYDTFFFKKILKRRKRDLLFFMSSTLSTIAVISGLYFINYYTIRWYTFLAIVCGFWLYKNSISFFYKSILKSVNKVLSFNNN, encoded by the coding sequence ATGCAGGGCGTTTTTGATCAGCTTTCAGACTTTCTTTCTTGTTTGATTATTGGGGCGGTAGTTGGATTAATATACGATACCTTCTTTTTCAAAAAAATCTTGAAAAGGCGCAAAAGAGATTTACTATTTTTTATGTCTTCTACTTTATCCACTATTGCAGTAATTTCAGGTTTGTATTTTATAAACTACTATACTATTAGGTGGTATACATTTTTGGCTATCGTGTGTGGTTTTTGGCTCTACAAAAATTCAATATCTTTTTTCTACAAAAGTATTCTAAAAAGCGTGAACAAAGTTTTATCTTTTAACAACAATTAA
- a CDS encoding RNA-binding S4 domain-containing protein: MRIDKYLKVSRIIKRRTLAQEACNSERVFVNGKVAKPSTEVKVGDVIEVRFGDKIFKCRVTSVDEKVQKNVASNMYEIIE; this comes from the coding sequence ATGCGGATAGACAAATATCTAAAAGTGTCGAGAATTATCAAAAGAAGAACGCTTGCTCAAGAAGCATGCAATAGTGAAAGAGTTTTTGTAAATGGCAAGGTGGCAAAACCTTCGACAGAGGTAAAGGTTGGCGATGTTATTGAGGTGCGCTTTGGTGATAAGATTTTTAAATGCAGAGTTACAAGCGTGGATGAAAAGGTTCAAAAAAATGTTGCAAGCAATATGTATGAGATAATTGAGTAG
- a CDS encoding S1 RNA-binding domain-containing protein, with amino-acid sequence MSVKKGGVVEGKVKSITKFGAFVELPTGAVGLVHISEIANEYVDDIRKYLKEQQTVKVKVLDIKENGKISLSIKKANEIGKSKRPLERKNKDTEFEAKLSKFLKDSNQKLSEYNKRFDGKRR; translated from the coding sequence GTGTCGGTTAAAAAAGGCGGTGTAGTGGAGGGAAAGGTAAAGAGTATAACAAAATTTGGTGCATTTGTGGAGCTTCCAACTGGTGCAGTTGGGCTTGTTCACATCTCAGAGATTGCAAATGAATATGTTGATGACATCAGAAAATATCTAAAGGAACAGCAAACTGTCAAGGTAAAGGTGCTTGACATCAAAGAAAATGGGAAGATAAGTCTTTCGATTAAAAAGGCAAATGAGATAGGAAAATCTAAAAGGCCTTTAGAAAGGAAAAATAAAGATACTGAGTTTGAAGCGAAACTTTCAAAATTTCTAAAAGACAGCAACCAGAAACTAAGCGAGTACAACAAACGATTTGACGGCAAAAGAAGATAA
- a CDS encoding formate--tetrahydrofolate ligase has translation MKLKNITEIAESVGLSEDDIELYGKYKAKISLNVLKRKPQQREGKVILVTSINPTPYGEGKTTTAIGLSMAINRLGFKSIVTLREPSLGPYLGIKGGATGGGVAQVLPSTDINLHFTGDIHAVTSANNLLCAAVDNHIYHGNELNINPKAVMVKRAMDMNDRALRNIVIGLGDGQRGAVREDGFIISVASEVMAILCLSNGLDDLKERLGNILVGFSYDKKPIYAKDLKVHGAMALLLKDAIKPNLVQTSEATAAIIHGGPFANIAHGTNSIIAIKMAQKLSDYVVVEAGFGADLGAEKFVNIVSRKSGIYPSAAVMVVTTKALKYHGSMGAIENLTSENIDTLKKGFKNLEKHIENLKLLGLETIVTLNRFPHDTAAEISEIESFCKEREVEFAVSEAYELGSEGALDLAQKVIEVASRKRKINFVYEDSDPVEEKIRKVAKTIYGAADVQFSKSALLGLELIKKLNIEHFPICMAKTQYSLSDDPKLLGRPKDFVLNVNEIRINNGAQFIVAICGDIMTMPGLSKDYAALHLDIDEDGNVVWV, from the coding sequence ATGAAGTTAAAAAATATTACCGAGATAGCAGAAAGTGTAGGTCTGAGCGAAGATGACATTGAGCTTTATGGAAAGTACAAAGCAAAGATAAGTTTAAATGTTCTAAAGCGAAAACCCCAGCAAAGAGAAGGTAAAGTAATTTTGGTCACATCAATAAACCCAACGCCATACGGTGAGGGCAAGACAACAACAGCAATTGGCCTTTCGATGGCTATAAACAGGCTTGGATTTAAATCAATTGTAACACTGAGAGAGCCTTCCTTAGGACCATATTTGGGAATTAAAGGTGGGGCAACAGGGGGTGGAGTTGCTCAGGTTTTGCCGAGCACTGATATAAACCTTCACTTTACAGGCGACATTCACGCGGTGACAAGCGCAAATAATCTACTTTGCGCCGCGGTTGACAATCACATCTACCATGGAAATGAACTAAATATCAATCCAAAAGCTGTAATGGTAAAAAGAGCAATGGATATGAATGATAGGGCTTTAAGAAATATTGTCATTGGGCTTGGAGATGGGCAAAGAGGTGCTGTGCGTGAAGACGGATTTATCATTTCTGTTGCTTCAGAAGTGATGGCAATACTTTGCCTGTCAAATGGGTTAGATGACTTAAAAGAGAGGCTTGGGAACATCTTAGTAGGTTTTTCTTATGACAAAAAGCCTATATACGCCAAGGACTTGAAGGTTCATGGGGCAATGGCGCTCTTGTTAAAAGACGCTATAAAACCAAATCTTGTTCAGACATCAGAAGCTACTGCTGCAATAATCCATGGAGGGCCGTTTGCAAACATTGCACACGGCACAAACAGCATAATTGCAATTAAGATGGCACAAAAGCTTTCAGATTATGTTGTTGTTGAAGCTGGGTTTGGAGCAGACCTGGGTGCTGAAAAGTTTGTCAATATAGTATCAAGAAAAAGTGGTATATACCCATCAGCTGCAGTTATGGTTGTGACTACAAAAGCGCTAAAATACCATGGCAGCATGGGGGCAATAGAGAATTTGACAAGTGAAAATATAGATACGCTAAAAAAAGGCTTTAAAAACTTAGAAAAGCACATAGAGAATTTAAAGCTATTGGGGCTTGAGACTATTGTAACTTTAAATAGATTTCCACATGATACTGCTGCTGAAATTTCAGAGATAGAATCTTTTTGCAAAGAGCGCGAAGTTGAATTTGCTGTCTCAGAAGCCTATGAGCTTGGTTCAGAAGGTGCTTTGGATTTGGCACAAAAAGTTATTGAGGTAGCAAGTAGAAAAAGGAAAATAAACTTTGTTTATGAGGATTCAGACCCTGTTGAAGAAAAGATAAGAAAGGTTGCAAAGACAATTTATGGTGCTGCAGATGTGCAGTTTTCAAAATCAGCACTTTTGGGTTTAGAACTAATCAAAAAGCTCAATATTGAGCATTTTCCCATTTGCATGGCAAAGACCCAGTATTCCTTGTCAGATGACCCAAAACTTTTAGGCAGGCCAAAGGACTTTGTTTTGAATGTTAATGAGATAAGGATTAACAATGGTGCGCAGTTTATTGTAGCAATCTGTGGTGACATTATGACAATGCCAGGGCTTTCAAAAGACTATGCTGCACTTCATCTTGACATTGATGAAGATGGAAATGTGGTGTGGGTTTGA
- a CDS encoding HU family DNA-binding protein, which translates to MNKTDLISAMAEKSGLTKKDAEKALNAFVDAVTEALSKGEKVQLVGFGSFEVRERAERVGRNPQTQEEIKIPATKVPVFKAGKMLKDAVAK; encoded by the coding sequence ATGAACAAAACAGATTTAATATCGGCAATGGCAGAGAAGAGTGGGCTTACCAAAAAGGACGCGGAAAAGGCACTCAATGCGTTTGTAGATGCTGTTACAGAGGCACTCTCTAAGGGGGAAAAGGTTCAACTTGTCGGATTTGGTTCATTTGAAGTAAGAGAAAGAGCAGAAAGAGTAGGAAGAAACCCACAGACACAGGAAGAGATTAAGATTCCAGCAACTAAGGTTCCTGTATTCAAAGCAGGCAAGATGTTAAAAGACGCTGTTGCAAAGTAA
- a CDS encoding transposase encodes MNIKAQNKKFLKLLFVVKKVTEALTRRIKHNRRGRPRKFNLFQIIACLVYKVKKGIKSFRELEYRINQDTEFKQVVGIEESPDYSYFAKLSRKIEKEYMQDIKDILIAKIEPDMSIAIVDSTPLRSAKNDSEAKIGIHITIGFYRGYKLHLLCTGKEEVIPLFWILTGANEHDSRQEELLYRAWGFGCEIVLADAGYDCSRWFNIANELKVKFVAGINKRNMKDKNNVKNVFRRNNIRFLETEEGKKLYKHRTKIERLFSKLKGEYNLENVRLRRFKNYKRYIDWILITFLFEQLLRKVEGKKFSFAYEWNQ; translated from the coding sequence ATGAATATTAAAGCACAAAATAAGAAATTTTTAAAGCTACTTTTTGTAGTGAAAAAGGTTACTGAAGCTCTGACAAGGAGAATAAAGCACAATAGAAGAGGACGCCCAAGGAAATTTAATTTGTTTCAAATAATAGCTTGTCTGGTTTACAAAGTTAAGAAGGGGATAAAGAGTTTCAGAGAATTAGAATATCGAATAAATCAAGACACAGAGTTTAAGCAAGTAGTAGGTATAGAAGAAAGTCCGGACTATTCATATTTTGCGAAGTTGTCAAGAAAAATAGAAAAAGAATACATGCAAGATATAAAAGACATATTAATAGCTAAGATAGAACCTGATATGAGTATAGCGATAGTAGATTCTACACCTTTGAGAAGTGCCAAAAATGATTCAGAAGCAAAAATAGGTATACATATTACAATAGGATTTTACAGGGGATACAAATTACATCTTTTGTGTACAGGTAAAGAAGAAGTAATACCACTTTTCTGGATTTTAACAGGGGCAAATGAACATGACTCAAGACAAGAAGAGCTTTTATATAGGGCATGGGGCTTTGGCTGTGAGATTGTATTAGCAGATGCGGGATACGATTGTAGCAGATGGTTTAATATAGCAAATGAGCTTAAGGTTAAATTTGTTGCTGGGATAAACAAAAGAAACATGAAAGATAAAAACAATGTTAAGAATGTTTTTAGAAGAAATAACATAAGATTTTTAGAAACTGAAGAGGGCAAAAAGCTATACAAGCATAGAACAAAGATTGAAAGACTATTTAGTAAATTAAAAGGTGAATATAATCTTGAGAATGTAAGGCTCAGGAGGTTTAAGAATTATAAAAGGTATATTGATTGGATACTAATTACTTTTTTGTTTGAGCAACTTCTCAGAAAAGTAGAAGGTAAGAAGTTTTCTTTCGCATATGAATGGAATCAATAA
- a CDS encoding Nramp family divalent metal transporter produces the protein MPQIAKGQRLKNILFILSIIGPGLVTATADNDASGIATYAMVGAMFGYKMLWGLFLITISLAVIQEMAARMGVVTGKGLSDLIREHFGVKMTFFAMITLLIANLTTTIGEFAGIAASLEIFGVSKYISVPLTAIFVWYIINKGSYKKTEKFFLALMVIYISYIISGFLAKPEWKEVFKNTFVPSFSFNSSFILIFIAMIGTTITPWMQFYLQSSVVDKGVDVKNLKYQRWDVFLGAFWTDFIAFFIVVATAATLHKHGIVIETAEDAAKALQPFAGKYASALFAVGLFGASLLGAHILPLSTAYAVTEAFGFENGLNKKMREAPVFYGLILLFIVIGAGVILLPNIPLIKLMIIAQEINGILLPIILIYMLKLTNDKEIMGEYVNSRTFNIIAWITVVFIIILTLILLVEPFLGV, from the coding sequence ATGCCACAGATAGCAAAAGGGCAGCGTCTTAAGAATATACTTTTCATATTAAGTATTATTGGACCAGGGCTTGTGACTGCAACTGCTGATAATGACGCATCAGGAATTGCGACATACGCAATGGTTGGTGCAATGTTTGGCTACAAGATGCTTTGGGGGCTATTTTTAATAACAATCAGTTTAGCAGTTATCCAAGAAATGGCTGCACGAATGGGCGTTGTAACAGGGAAAGGTCTTTCTGACCTTATCAGGGAGCACTTTGGTGTCAAGATGACATTTTTTGCGATGATTACCCTGCTTATTGCTAATCTTACAACGACAATTGGTGAGTTTGCAGGTATTGCAGCAAGTCTTGAGATATTTGGAGTCTCAAAATATATCTCAGTTCCTTTAACAGCTATTTTTGTATGGTATATTATAAACAAAGGTTCATATAAAAAAACAGAGAAATTTTTTCTTGCTCTCATGGTAATATATATAAGCTATATAATTTCAGGTTTTTTAGCAAAGCCGGAGTGGAAAGAGGTATTTAAAAATACATTTGTTCCTTCTTTCAGTTTCAATTCGAGTTTCATTTTAATTTTTATTGCGATGATAGGAACAACAATTACTCCTTGGATGCAATTTTATCTGCAGTCATCTGTGGTTGACAAAGGTGTTGATGTAAAAAACCTCAAATACCAAAGATGGGATGTGTTTTTGGGAGCGTTCTGGACAGATTTTATTGCATTTTTCATTGTTGTTGCAACAGCAGCAACCTTGCACAAACATGGGATTGTGATTGAAACAGCGGAAGATGCAGCAAAAGCTCTTCAGCCCTTTGCAGGAAAATATGCATCAGCACTTTTTGCAGTTGGACTTTTTGGGGCATCACTATTGGGAGCGCATATTTTACCTTTATCTACTGCATATGCTGTAACTGAAGCTTTTGGGTTTGAAAATGGACTGAACAAGAAGATGAGAGAAGCGCCTGTTTTTTATGGTTTAATACTTTTGTTCATTGTCATAGGAGCAGGTGTTATTTTACTTCCAAATATTCCTTTAATAAAACTTATGATAATCGCTCAAGAAATTAATGGTATATTGCTACCAATAATCTTAATTTATATGTTAAAGCTGACAAATGACAAAGAGATTATGGGGGAGTATGTAAATTCGAGAACATTTAATATAATTGCGTGGATAACAGTTGTATTTATAATAATTCTCACATTAATACTGCTTGTCGAGCCTTTCTTAGGTGTGTAA